CCTTCTTAGGAGGAAAGTTGAACCGAAAATTTTTAAAACTAATTTATAAGGAAAACGTAAGTCTTTCTTCCGATATATACCATTTTAAAAGGTCAGATAACTCTCCATTAGAATTTGTAGGAGGACAATACGTTATCTTGAATGTTGGAAACGATACAGAAGGAAAAGTTATCAAAAGAGCTTATTCCATCTTATCTTCCGATTCCAAAACGGATTCATTCCAGATCTGTGTAAAACGGTTAGGAACCGGAAAAGCATCCAGTATTCTTCCTGAATTAAAATTAGGATCTGAGTTGGAATATTCAGGTCCTTGGGGTAAATTCGTAGGAGATCCAACCTGGCCTTCTTCCGGTTTTTCCTTAATTCTGGCAACAGACACGGGAATTACTTCTCTTACGGGACTTCTCCTTTCCAAAAAATTCTCAGGTAGATTAGACAGTACGACGGCAGTCTGGCTAAAAACAAAAGATGAAGATTTCCTTTCTGAAAGAGAATTAAGAAAGATCCTCTCGGGAATTTCCAATTTTCCGAATATATTCAGGATCCCTTCGATTTCAGATCCGAGCAGGGTATCCACAGTATTAGAAATTTTGAAATCGATCTTGGGAGATTGTACCGTTCCTGAGAACGCATTCCTAAGCGGAGATGGAAATATTTTAAGAGAAGTAAGATCCGAACTAGTTCGTTTAGGAACCTTAGAATCTAGGATAGGAACGGAAGCGTTCTTCAATACTCAGAAATATCCGTTGCCAGTAGTAAATATCGGATAATCTTAAATGGCAACCAAGGAGTTAAGAGAAGGATTTACTACGGGAGCCTGTTCCGCTGCAGCTGCAAAAGCTGCAACACGCGTTCTGGTCTTAGGCCAGACCATTACAGAAATTGAAACCACCCTCCCGAATAAAAGAAAAGTCACCTTCGAACTAAAACGTTGCGAGATTTCCGACGATAGCGCGGTTTGCAGTATTATAAAAGATGCAGGGGACGACCCTGATTGCACTCACGGTGCAGAGTTGACTGCAGTAGTAAAACTTAATCAAGAAAATAAGATCGTATTAAAGGGTGGAGAAGGAGTAGCGGTAGTCACTAAAGCAGGTCTAGGCTTAGAGATCGGAGAGCCTGCGATCAATCCGATCCCCAGAAAGAATATTACGGAAATGATATTGGAAGAGCTGATCGGTTCCACATTTTCAGGAGCAGAGGTCACTATCAGTGTTCCGGGCGGGCAAGAAATGGCTAAAAAAACGATGAACGAACGTTTAGGGCTCATCGGAGGCATTTCAATCTTAGGAACGACTGGTATCGTAAAACCGTATTCCACCGCGGCATATAAGGCAAGTGTAATACAAGCGATACAAGTCGCGAGAGAATATGGAGAACACTGTATCGTCTTAACCACAGGAGGGAAATCCGAAAAGTTTGCGATGGACCTTCTTCCTAACATCAACGAGATCGCTTTTATCCAAGTCGGCGACTTTATAGGAACCGGGATCAAGACGGCGATCAAAGAGGATATCCGTCATGTGATCATTGTTGGAATGATTGGAAAACTCTCCAAAATGGCTGATGGAGTCATGATGACTCACAGAGGAGGTTCTTCCGTTAATACAAAGATGCTTGCAAAAATTGCAAGAACTTTGGAAATCCCCGAGCCTGTCTGCTCGGACATAGAAGCAGCAAATACGGCAAGGCATGTATTAGATATCTGTAAAGAATCTGGACATTTTCACATCACCACTAGGATCTGCGAGATCGTTTCTGAGAATTGTTCGAGGCACGGATTAGGACTAAGAGTTTCGGCCTACATGGTCGATTTCGACGGAGCACTTTTAGGAAAATTCGAGGCTCCGGAAAACTGGGGAATTAAAGGAGAAGCGGAATAAATGAACGACATGCGGCAGATGACTTCCCTTGGAAGAGAAATCGAAAATAATTCTTTTGCGATCATAGACGAAGAAGCGGGAAACCATTTCCATCCGCCGGACGATTGGGAAGTTGTCAGAAGGATCATACATGCCACTGCAGATTTTGAATATAGAGATCTAACAAAGATCCATGAGAATGCGATCCAAGGCGGAATCAAAGCATTAAAGAAAGGTTGTGCGATTATATGTGATGTGCAGATGATCATCGCCGGTTTAAACAGCGATCGTTTGGATACTTATGGTTGCAAAACTTATACCTTCATAAGTGACCGGGAAATAATCCAGAAAGCAAAGGAAAATAATTCCACAAGAGCAATTGAGTCCATGCGAAAGGCTTCTAATTTAGGACTTTTGAATGGAAGCGTAATCGCGATCGGAAATGCGCCTA
This genomic stretch from Leptospira licerasiae serovar Varillal str. VAR 010 harbors:
- a CDS encoding FAD-dependent oxidoreductase, yielding MNRKFLKLIYKENVSLSSDIYHFKRSDNSPLEFVGGQYVILNVGNDTEGKVIKRAYSILSSDSKTDSFQICVKRLGTGKASSILPELKLGSELEYSGPWGKFVGDPTWPSSGFSLILATDTGITSLTGLLLSKKFSGRLDSTTAVWLKTKDEDFLSERELRKILSGISNFPNIFRIPSISDPSRVSTVLEILKSILGDCTVPENAFLSGDGNILREVRSELVRLGTLESRIGTEAFFNTQKYPLPVVNIG
- a CDS encoding cobalt-precorrin-5B (C(1))-methyltransferase, with protein sequence MATKELREGFTTGACSAAAAKAATRVLVLGQTITEIETTLPNKRKVTFELKRCEISDDSAVCSIIKDAGDDPDCTHGAELTAVVKLNQENKIVLKGGEGVAVVTKAGLGLEIGEPAINPIPRKNITEMILEELIGSTFSGAEVTISVPGGQEMAKKTMNERLGLIGGISILGTTGIVKPYSTAAYKASVIQAIQVAREYGEHCIVLTTGGKSEKFAMDLLPNINEIAFIQVGDFIGTGIKTAIKEDIRHVIIVGMIGKLSKMADGVMMTHRGGSSVNTKMLAKIARTLEIPEPVCSDIEAANTARHVLDICKESGHFHITTRICEIVSENCSRHGLGLRVSAYMVDFDGALLGKFEAPENWGIKGEAE
- a CDS encoding precorrin-8X methylmutase — translated: MNDMRQMTSLGREIENNSFAIIDEEAGNHFHPPDDWEVVRRIIHATADFEYRDLTKIHENAIQGGIKALKKGCAIICDVQMIIAGLNSDRLDTYGCKTYTFISDREIIQKAKENNSTRAIESMRKASNLGLLNGSVIAIGNAPTALLEIVRLVKEEGVRPSLVIGVPVGFVSAAESKEALLDIKFQSEYSIPYILTRGRKGGSTIAVSIIHALLLLSTEKKY